A section of the Amycolatopsis sp. AA4 genome encodes:
- a CDS encoding trypsin-like serine protease has translation MRLRTCLLVLATALGLAGFAGQAAAASGPSSTPAIIGGGYASNAPWAARLFVNGQQNCTATIIAPQYILTAKHCVASSGTYTFRIGSLDQSSGGTMATGAAITRYPGAADLAIVRLSTSVNATYSPLGTSTDVRAGQTVQVYGWGATSRCGSEINCQSRYLKVANVRVTTPSCSDYEGGVAVCATYGDGITAGGDSGGPMFASGRQVGVASTSDRQSSTAYTNITRYRSWISQVAGV, from the coding sequence ATGCGTTTGCGCACCTGTTTGCTCGTGCTCGCTACCGCGCTCGGCCTCGCCGGATTCGCCGGTCAGGCCGCCGCTGCCAGCGGGCCGTCCTCGACCCCGGCGATCATCGGCGGCGGTTACGCCTCGAACGCCCCGTGGGCCGCGCGGCTGTTCGTGAACGGGCAGCAGAACTGCACGGCCACGATCATCGCGCCGCAGTACATCCTCACCGCGAAGCACTGCGTCGCCTCCAGCGGGACGTACACCTTCCGCATCGGCAGCCTCGACCAGAGCAGCGGCGGCACGATGGCCACCGGTGCCGCCATCACCCGCTACCCGGGTGCCGCTGACCTGGCCATCGTCCGGCTGTCCACGTCGGTGAACGCGACGTACTCGCCGCTCGGCACGTCGACCGACGTCCGCGCGGGCCAGACCGTGCAGGTGTACGGCTGGGGCGCGACGAGCCGGTGCGGTTCGGAGATCAACTGCCAGTCGCGGTACCTGAAGGTGGCGAACGTGCGGGTCACGACGCCGTCGTGCAGCGACTACGAGGGCGGCGTCGCGGTCTGCGCGACGTACGGCGACGGCATCACGGCAGGCGGCGACTCGGGCGGCCCGATGTTCGCGTCCGGACGGCAGGTCGGCGTCGCGTCGACGAGTGACCGGCAGAGCAGCACCGCGTACACCAACATCACGCGGTACCGGAGCTGGATCTCGCAGGTCGCCGGCGTCTGA
- a CDS encoding DUF427 domain-containing protein: MPDKLIPGPDHPITVEPNPARVVVKAGEKTIADTTRAQVLREASYPPVQYIPLEDVDLAMLSPTDHRTHCPYKGDASYYSLAAVPDGENAVWVYEAPYDAVAAIKGHVAFYPDRVEIEEVG, encoded by the coding sequence ATGCCCGACAAGCTGATCCCGGGGCCGGACCACCCGATCACCGTTGAGCCCAACCCCGCGCGGGTGGTGGTCAAAGCAGGCGAGAAGACCATCGCCGACACCACCCGCGCGCAGGTGCTGCGCGAGGCCAGCTACCCGCCGGTGCAGTACATCCCGCTGGAGGACGTCGACCTGGCGATGCTGTCGCCGACTGACCACCGGACGCACTGCCCGTACAAGGGCGACGCTTCGTACTACAGCCTGGCCGCGGTGCCGGACGGCGAGAACGCGGTGTGGGTGTATGAGGCTCCGTACGATGCGGTCGCCGCGATCAAGGGGCATGTCGCGTTTTATCCGGACCGGGTGGAGATCGAGGAGGTCGGCTGA
- a CDS encoding LysR family transcriptional regulator → MSAPSPFRSPSFNVLSRLLRSSPALLDTTFDQLRTLITVAETGTALAAARTLGRDQSSVQKQLDTLNRNFSELCGEPLLHRQGRGRDVLFTDTGRAVAQQARRTLAEWLDTIHECRRELGGTLTVGATRYTLGSLAHAGDLVAEQFRARDIELNVVHVRTKDLIDRLLAKDVDLVCGSVVTTSALDSVDVLEWRRSGLGIVTNMDTPKPGESVATSQLPTLPLVVPSGGVINDFMRGWFGSDYRNRLDIVAEIDSAQYGFELLRSGLIRGCMLVTQGLGEAAGENRLHAASGLRTIGLVDDIEPKLELLVGVFARRGERSSYPDSHPLNLLWNALQQAGEASWLEDDR, encoded by the coding sequence ATGTCCGCACCCAGCCCGTTCCGGTCGCCGTCGTTCAACGTGCTCAGCAGGCTCCTGCGCTCGTCGCCTGCCCTGCTCGACACGACATTCGACCAGTTGCGCACGCTGATCACGGTCGCGGAAACCGGAACCGCCCTCGCCGCGGCCCGCACGCTCGGCCGCGACCAGTCCAGTGTGCAAAAACAGCTCGACACTCTCAACCGCAATTTCTCCGAATTGTGCGGAGAACCATTATTGCACCGCCAGGGCCGCGGCCGCGACGTGCTTTTTACCGACACCGGGCGCGCAGTCGCACAGCAGGCTCGCCGCACCCTTGCCGAATGGCTCGACACCATTCACGAATGCCGTCGTGAACTCGGGGGAACGCTGACCGTCGGCGCGACTCGCTACACCCTCGGCAGCCTCGCCCACGCCGGCGATCTCGTGGCCGAGCAGTTCCGCGCCCGCGACATCGAGCTGAACGTGGTGCACGTGCGCACCAAAGACCTGATCGACCGTCTGCTGGCCAAGGACGTGGACCTGGTGTGCGGCAGTGTCGTCACGACCAGCGCGCTCGACTCCGTCGACGTCCTCGAATGGCGGCGCAGCGGGCTCGGCATCGTGACCAATATGGACACTCCGAAACCCGGGGAGTCCGTCGCCACCAGCCAATTGCCGACGCTTCCGCTCGTCGTGCCCAGCGGCGGCGTGATCAACGACTTTATGCGCGGCTGGTTCGGCTCCGACTACCGCAACCGGCTCGACATCGTCGCCGAGATCGACTCCGCGCAATACGGATTCGAACTCCTCCGCTCGGGCCTGATCCGCGGGTGCATGCTCGTCACCCAAGGACTCGGCGAAGCCGCGGGCGAAAACCGGCTGCACGCGGCCTCCGGATTGCGCACAATCGGGCTCGTCGACGACATCGAGCCGAAACTCGAACTGCTCGTCGGCGTGTTCGCCCGGCGCGGCGAACGCTCCTCGTACCCGGACAGCCATCCGCTCAACCTGCTGTGGAACGCGCTGCAACAGGCCGGGGAGGCGTCCTGGCTCGAGGACGATCGCTGA
- a CDS encoding TetR/AcrR family transcriptional regulator, whose protein sequence is MPTPRRTQQERRDQASAALLKAAAELVVEEGVRAVTLARVGERAGYSRGLVTHHFGGKQALLEHLARTAQPGFVPGLADLPPGLDRLLRLIDGYLAQLSEPDVLSRAFLVLWAESMTAPELAPIFRVRDQAFRDDLRDEISAGIAEGTIRAEVVPEQIAVAIVGQLRGIALQRLLDPAAVEPGELCQCAAEVWKRALS, encoded by the coding sequence ATGCCCACGCCGCGCCGCACGCAGCAGGAACGCCGCGACCAGGCGTCGGCCGCCCTGCTGAAAGCCGCCGCCGAACTGGTCGTCGAGGAAGGCGTGCGCGCCGTGACGCTGGCCCGGGTCGGCGAACGCGCCGGGTACAGCCGCGGCCTGGTGACCCACCATTTCGGCGGCAAACAAGCACTGCTGGAACACCTGGCCCGCACCGCACAGCCCGGTTTCGTCCCCGGTCTGGCCGACCTGCCACCCGGCCTGGACCGCCTGCTGCGGCTGATCGACGGTTACCTCGCCCAGCTCAGCGAACCGGACGTGCTGAGCCGGGCTTTCCTGGTGCTGTGGGCGGAATCCATGACCGCGCCAGAACTGGCCCCGATCTTCCGCGTACGCGACCAAGCCTTCCGAGACGACCTGCGCGACGAAATCTCCGCGGGCATCGCCGAGGGCACCATCCGCGCCGAGGTCGTCCCGGAACAGATCGCCGTGGCCATCGTCGGGCAACTCCGGGGCATCGCGTTGCAACGCCTGCTCGACCCGGCCGCGGTGGAGCCGGGCGAGTTGTGCCAGTGCGCCGCGGAAGTGTGGAAGCGGGCGTTGTCCTAG
- a CDS encoding alpha/beta fold hydrolase, whose translation MTAVFVHGNPETAAVWERLLAELGDRSAVCLSPPGFGAPLPDGFGATAVEYRDWLIAELEKFPEPVDLVGHDWGGAHVLNAVMARPELVRSWASDTAGAFEPDYVWHDLAQAWQKPGVGEETVAAMFGVPVEARTTRLVRGGMHESAAAKVAEGMNDDMARAVLPLYRSAAQPAIAESGRDLERAAERPGLVILATEDHFVGTDEQRRRSAARAGAKLAVLEGLGHWWMTQDPVQGARVLTEFWEASE comes from the coding sequence ATGACCGCAGTGTTCGTCCACGGCAATCCGGAAACCGCCGCGGTGTGGGAGCGTCTGCTTGCCGAGCTGGGCGACCGGTCGGCGGTGTGCCTGTCTCCGCCCGGGTTCGGCGCGCCGTTGCCGGACGGGTTCGGCGCGACGGCTGTCGAGTACCGCGACTGGCTGATCGCCGAGCTGGAGAAGTTCCCCGAGCCGGTCGACCTGGTCGGGCACGACTGGGGCGGCGCGCACGTGCTCAACGCCGTCATGGCGCGTCCGGAGCTGGTGCGCAGCTGGGCCAGCGACACCGCGGGCGCGTTCGAGCCGGATTACGTCTGGCACGACCTCGCGCAGGCGTGGCAGAAACCGGGCGTCGGCGAGGAGACCGTCGCGGCGATGTTCGGGGTGCCGGTGGAAGCCCGGACCACGCGCCTGGTCCGCGGCGGGATGCACGAATCGGCGGCCGCCAAGGTCGCCGAGGGGATGAACGACGACATGGCCCGCGCGGTGCTCCCGCTCTACCGGTCCGCGGCGCAGCCGGCGATCGCGGAATCCGGCCGGGACCTCGAACGCGCGGCGGAGCGTCCGGGGCTCGTCATCCTGGCGACCGAGGACCACTTCGTCGGGACGGACGAGCAACGCCGCCGTTCGGCCGCGCGCGCCGGGGCGAAGCTGGCGGTGCTGGAGGGGCTCGGGCACTGGTGGATGACGCAGGACCCGGTCCAGGGCGCGCGGGTCCTCACGGAATTCTGGGAAGCGTCCGAATAG
- a CDS encoding methyltransferase, which translates to MEPDAWAALASPFVEGAYATVKGRVRTYVLHQQLLAHLPPPPATVLDVGGGAGHQSFPLARLGYDVVLLDSSDAMLSMAEQRLAAESAEVRERVRLVRSRGEDAVAAVAGQKFDAVLCHGVLMYIDDPVPMIDALCACAAPGGIVSVMALNAETLAVLPALEGRWSDALAAFDAQTEPGVLGVNTRADTVAGLSQLLVGQGAEPLAWYGVWLFADWMDLDGDESRIDEIAAVELEAARRDPYRRLSRVFHLVARA; encoded by the coding sequence ATGGAACCCGACGCCTGGGCCGCGCTGGCGAGTCCGTTCGTGGAAGGCGCGTACGCGACCGTCAAGGGCCGAGTCCGCACGTACGTCCTGCATCAGCAGCTGCTGGCGCATCTGCCGCCACCGCCGGCGACCGTGCTCGACGTCGGCGGCGGGGCCGGGCACCAGTCGTTTCCGTTGGCGCGCCTGGGTTACGACGTCGTCCTGCTGGATTCGTCCGACGCGATGCTGTCGATGGCGGAGCAGCGTCTCGCCGCGGAATCGGCCGAGGTCCGGGAACGCGTCCGGCTCGTGCGCAGCCGCGGCGAGGACGCCGTCGCGGCGGTCGCGGGCCAGAAATTCGACGCGGTGCTGTGTCACGGCGTGCTGATGTACATAGACGATCCCGTGCCAATGATCGACGCGCTGTGCGCCTGCGCGGCACCCGGCGGGATCGTCTCGGTGATGGCGCTCAACGCCGAGACGCTGGCGGTTCTCCCCGCGCTGGAAGGACGATGGAGCGACGCACTGGCGGCGTTCGACGCGCAGACCGAGCCGGGCGTCCTCGGCGTGAACACCCGGGCCGACACGGTCGCTGGACTGTCGCAGCTGCTGGTCGGACAGGGTGCCGAACCGCTTGCCTGGTACGGGGTTTGGCTGTTCGCCGACTGGATGGACCTCGACGGCGACGAAAGCCGGATCGACGAGATCGCGGCGGTCGAACTGGAGGCCGCGCGACGAGATCCGTACCGGCGGCTCAGCCGGGTGTTCCACCTCGTCGCGCGTGCCTGA
- a CDS encoding YciI family protein, giving the protein MKFLISLHINQSVLDALTDEEKEALGNGVSAFMESTKKSGELIAAQALADPSQAAVVSVRGGQPVVTDGPFLEAKEFLGGYYLIDVESKERAIELAAQVPDAAIEGLGVEVRQVMFSEGQLDA; this is encoded by the coding sequence ATGAAGTTCCTGATCAGCCTGCACATCAACCAGTCCGTCCTCGACGCGCTGACCGACGAGGAGAAGGAAGCTCTCGGCAACGGCGTCAGCGCGTTCATGGAGTCGACGAAGAAGTCCGGCGAGCTGATCGCCGCCCAGGCGCTCGCCGATCCGTCGCAGGCCGCGGTCGTGTCGGTCCGCGGCGGGCAGCCGGTGGTGACCGACGGGCCGTTTCTCGAGGCCAAGGAGTTCCTCGGCGGCTACTACCTGATCGACGTCGAGAGCAAGGAGCGCGCGATCGAGCTGGCCGCGCAGGTCCCGGACGCCGCGATCGAGGGGCTCGGCGTCGAGGTGCGCCAGGTGATGTTCTCGGAAGGGCAATTGGACGCGTGA
- a CDS encoding RNA polymerase sigma factor, with translation MKPPSVEDLLRELVPQVLGVLVRRYGQFEGCEDAVQEAVLAASQQWPVEGVPNNPRAWLSTVASRRYVDQLRSDQARRERELANATETAPEVPDTDDTLLLLFLCCHPALTPASQTALTLRAVGGLTTAEIARAFLVPEGTMAARISRAKQRIKAAGSSFPGAESPERLNVVLQVLYLIFNEGYTASSGSDLHRADLAYEAIRLARMVHERLPDDSEVTGLLALMLLTHARRAARTTPSGDLVPLAEQDRTTWDRAMLDEGTELAKASLGGAQLGPYQLQAAIAATHADAATADETNWRQVHALYLILERIAPNPMVTLNRAIALAETEGPRAGLALLSTLDSEERMARHHRLLSVRAHLLEKSGDLPGAYENYRLAAKATASIAEQRFLTARASRVKPSR, from the coding sequence GTGAAGCCTCCCTCCGTCGAGGACCTGCTGCGCGAGCTCGTGCCGCAGGTTCTCGGCGTGTTGGTGCGCCGGTACGGCCAGTTCGAGGGCTGCGAGGACGCGGTGCAGGAAGCCGTCCTCGCCGCTTCCCAGCAGTGGCCGGTCGAGGGCGTGCCGAACAATCCGCGCGCCTGGCTGTCGACGGTCGCGTCCCGGCGTTATGTCGACCAGCTCCGCAGCGATCAGGCGCGCCGCGAGCGGGAGCTGGCGAACGCCACCGAGACCGCGCCCGAGGTGCCGGACACCGACGACACGCTGCTTCTGCTGTTCCTCTGCTGTCATCCCGCGTTGACCCCGGCGTCGCAGACCGCGTTGACCCTCCGCGCGGTCGGCGGCCTGACCACGGCCGAGATCGCCCGCGCGTTTCTGGTGCCGGAGGGCACGATGGCGGCGCGCATCAGCCGTGCCAAACAGCGGATCAAGGCGGCGGGCAGTTCGTTTCCGGGTGCCGAAAGCCCGGAGCGGCTGAATGTAGTGCTGCAGGTGCTGTACCTGATTTTCAACGAGGGCTACACCGCGTCGTCCGGCAGCGATCTGCACCGCGCCGACCTGGCGTACGAGGCGATTCGCCTGGCCAGGATGGTGCACGAGCGACTGCCGGACGACAGCGAGGTGACCGGTCTGCTCGCGTTGATGCTGTTAACTCACGCTCGTCGCGCGGCCCGCACCACGCCGTCCGGCGACCTTGTCCCGCTGGCCGAACAGGACCGCACGACGTGGGATCGCGCGATGCTCGACGAGGGCACTGAGCTGGCGAAAGCGTCGCTGGGCGGTGCGCAGCTCGGTCCGTACCAGCTGCAGGCGGCCATCGCCGCGACGCACGCCGACGCGGCGACCGCGGACGAGACCAACTGGCGGCAGGTGCACGCGCTTTACCTGATCCTGGAACGGATCGCGCCGAATCCGATGGTGACGTTGAACCGCGCGATCGCGCTCGCGGAAACCGAGGGGCCGCGCGCCGGGCTCGCTCTGTTGTCCACATTGGACAGCGAGGAGCGGATGGCGCGGCACCACCGGTTGCTGTCGGTGCGGGCGCATTTGCTGGAGAAATCCGGGGATCTGCCCGGTGCGTACGAGAATTACCGGCTGGCCGCGAAGGCGACGGCGAGTATCGCTGAGCAGCGTTTCCTGACCGCCCGGGCCAGTCGGGTGAAGCCGAGCCGGTAA
- a CDS encoding MarR family winged helix-turn-helix transcriptional regulator, with protein sequence MSTAEDPSAVYRRYLSAVLLHSQASARAVGLGATDLYALNILELHGAMTPSELGRMAGLTTGPTTRLVDRLEEGGYVRRAPDPGDRRKVVVQPLHQPEGLDKALAPARASIGEILRGYRPEEVAVLFDYFARAADAYQQATDQLAES encoded by the coding sequence ATGTCAACAGCCGAGGATCCGTCGGCGGTCTACCGGCGCTACTTGAGCGCGGTGCTGCTGCACTCCCAGGCCAGTGCACGAGCCGTCGGACTGGGCGCGACCGACCTGTACGCGCTGAACATCCTGGAACTGCACGGCGCGATGACCCCCAGCGAGCTGGGCCGGATGGCCGGCCTGACCACCGGCCCGACCACGCGTCTGGTCGACCGCCTCGAAGAGGGCGGCTACGTCCGCCGCGCACCGGACCCCGGCGACCGGCGCAAGGTCGTCGTCCAGCCGTTGCACCAGCCCGAAGGGTTGGACAAGGCGCTCGCCCCCGCGCGCGCCAGCATCGGCGAGATCCTGCGCGGCTACCGGCCGGAAGAGGTGGCGGTCCTGTTCGACTACTTCGCCCGGGCCGCCGACGCCTACCAGCAGGCGACGGACCAGCTCGCCGAATCCTGA
- a CDS encoding SgcJ/EcaC family oxidoreductase: MNTLDTDVAAITAVLDRLVAAWDSADGAAYAAEFTPDATYITYVGTLYQGAEEIGRAHQALFGSFLKGTRLLHEVQSIRRVGPDSALVITRGATGKGAKSAELDKVQTYSLVRTEAGWKVAAFQNTKRKPLLEAVSFKFQPASKPAAA, from the coding sequence ATGAACACGCTGGACACGGACGTCGCTGCCATCACCGCCGTGCTGGATCGGCTGGTCGCCGCGTGGGACAGCGCGGACGGTGCCGCGTACGCCGCGGAGTTCACGCCCGACGCCACCTACATCACCTATGTCGGCACCCTCTACCAGGGTGCGGAGGAGATCGGCCGGGCGCACCAAGCGCTCTTCGGCAGCTTCCTCAAGGGCACCCGGTTGCTTCACGAGGTGCAGAGCATTCGCCGCGTCGGGCCCGACTCGGCGCTCGTCATCACCCGGGGCGCGACCGGCAAGGGCGCGAAATCCGCTGAGCTGGACAAGGTCCAGACCTACAGCCTGGTCCGCACCGAGGCCGGGTGGAAGGTCGCGGCCTTCCAGAACACGAAGCGCAAACCGTTGCTGGAAGCGGTGTCCTTCAAGTTCCAGCCGGCGAGCAAACCGGCCGCCGCCTGA
- a CDS encoding NAD(P)-dependent oxidoreductase — protein MSSLAVVAATGRTGRLLVERGLAAGHEVTAIAREPGNLDLDHPRLTRRAADALDPESLRGALAGHEAVVSALGSTGRGPTTVYSAGTAAIVSALPPGARLVVLSSAGLATPPDAGPGARAVSRILRWVLRHPYADMARMEKVLASSGLAWTAVRPSGLTDRPGTGRPRVSLDAAERLGPRTARADLAAYVVDHLDDPRIFGRVVAVSS, from the coding sequence ATGTCTTCGCTCGCTGTCGTCGCCGCGACCGGGCGCACCGGCCGGCTGCTCGTCGAACGCGGTCTGGCCGCCGGGCACGAGGTGACCGCCATCGCCCGCGAGCCGGGGAACCTCGACCTCGACCATCCCCGGCTCACCCGCCGCGCCGCCGACGCGCTGGATCCGGAATCGCTGCGCGGGGCGCTCGCCGGACACGAGGCGGTCGTTTCCGCGCTCGGCTCGACCGGTCGCGGCCCCACCACCGTCTATTCCGCCGGGACCGCGGCAATCGTCTCGGCGTTGCCGCCCGGCGCACGGCTGGTCGTGCTCTCCTCCGCCGGTCTCGCGACACCGCCGGACGCCGGGCCGGGTGCCCGGGCGGTCAGCCGGATCCTGCGCTGGGTGCTGCGGCATCCGTACGCGGACATGGCGCGGATGGAAAAGGTGCTGGCCAGCTCCGGGCTCGCGTGGACCGCGGTGCGGCCAAGCGGATTGACCGACCGGCCGGGAACTGGCCGTCCTCGCGTTTCCCTCGATGCCGCCGAACGTCTCGGCCCGCGTACAGCCCGGGCCGATTTGGCCGCCTACGTGGTGGACCACCTGGACGATCCGCGGATTTTCGGGCGGGTGGTCGCGGTCTCGTCGTAG
- a CDS encoding fatty acyl-AMP ligase, with product MRVSIVDRLFARAGDERPLFTHQDHHRGVEHTLTWAEFAAEVRIVAGELRRIAEPGERVAILAGQELAYPLAFFGALAAGMVAVPLMLPGNRAQADRLSGVLADSGARVWATSSAVAAKVREFSDSADLVVVDELSGPGADPVRADPESPAYLQYTSGSTREPAGAVIPHRAIVAACWQASRAYGSDEQTTCAGWIPFFHDMGLIQLLCLPVYVGGRSVFMSPAEFVHRPQRWLRQLSDYPAVFTAAPNFAYDLAADVGAEDDLDLSDVRVALNGAEPVRPRTVERFHEVFGPYGFRPEAHRPSYGLAEATVYVASAGEEGPRGAVLDREALAQGRAVETPDGQPVMSVGRPVGQLVRIVHNGHEQPEGEVGEIWVHGPNVASGYWGRGDAEAFGGVLDGLDGWLRTGDLGVFHRGDLYVTGRLKDLIVVDGRNFHPQDLEAAAGEAHPAIRRDRVAAFGVADEQGEGAMVVAEWARDAEAEVKDVTRAVLRAVSREHDLTLRAVRLVPSGGLPRTSSGKVARSAAKARYGGVRG from the coding sequence ATGCGCGTCTCCATTGTGGACCGGCTGTTCGCCCGCGCCGGCGACGAACGGCCGTTGTTCACCCACCAAGATCACCATCGCGGCGTCGAGCACACGTTGACGTGGGCGGAATTCGCCGCCGAAGTCCGGATCGTGGCGGGGGAATTGCGCCGGATCGCGGAACCGGGCGAGCGCGTCGCGATCCTCGCCGGGCAGGAACTCGCTTATCCGCTGGCGTTTTTCGGCGCGCTCGCCGCCGGGATGGTCGCCGTTCCGTTGATGCTGCCCGGCAATCGCGCGCAGGCCGACCGGCTTTCCGGAGTCCTCGCCGATTCCGGCGCGCGGGTGTGGGCGACGTCGTCCGCCGTCGCGGCGAAGGTGCGCGAGTTCAGCGATTCGGCCGACCTCGTAGTGGTGGACGAGCTGTCCGGGCCGGGCGCCGATCCGGTCCGCGCCGATCCGGAAAGCCCGGCCTACCTGCAGTACACGTCGGGGTCGACGCGCGAACCGGCGGGCGCGGTGATCCCGCACCGGGCGATCGTCGCGGCCTGCTGGCAAGCCAGCCGCGCCTACGGTTCGGACGAGCAGACGACGTGTGCCGGCTGGATTCCGTTCTTCCATGACATGGGCCTGATCCAGTTGCTGTGCCTGCCGGTTTACGTCGGCGGCCGGTCGGTGTTCATGTCCCCGGCGGAGTTCGTGCACCGGCCGCAGCGGTGGCTGCGCCAGCTTTCGGACTATCCGGCCGTCTTCACCGCGGCCCCGAATTTCGCCTACGACCTGGCCGCCGACGTCGGCGCGGAGGACGACCTCGACCTCTCGGACGTCCGCGTCGCGCTCAACGGAGCCGAGCCGGTTCGGCCGCGCACGGTCGAGCGGTTCCACGAAGTATTCGGCCCGTACGGGTTCCGTCCGGAGGCACATCGGCCGTCGTACGGGCTGGCGGAGGCCACGGTGTACGTCGCGAGCGCGGGCGAAGAAGGACCGCGCGGCGCGGTGCTCGACCGGGAAGCGTTGGCCCAGGGCCGCGCCGTCGAAACGCCGGACGGCCAGCCGGTCATGTCGGTGGGACGGCCGGTCGGGCAGCTCGTCCGGATTGTCCACAACGGACACGAGCAGCCCGAGGGCGAGGTCGGCGAGATCTGGGTGCACGGCCCGAACGTCGCGTCCGGCTATTGGGGCCGCGGCGACGCGGAAGCGTTCGGCGGGGTCCTCGACGGGCTCGACGGCTGGTTGCGCACCGGCGACCTGGGCGTCTTCCACCGCGGCGACCTCTACGTCACCGGCAGGCTCAAAGACCTGATCGTCGTCGATGGCCGCAACTTCCACCCGCAGGACCTCGAAGCGGCGGCGGGCGAGGCGCATCCGGCGATCCGCCGCGACCGGGTCGCCGCGTTCGGCGTCGCCGACGAACAGGGCGAGGGCGCGATGGTGGTCGCGGAATGGGCCCGCGACGCCGAAGCCGAGGTCAAGGACGTGACCCGGGCGGTGCTGCGAGCGGTGTCACGAGAGCACGATCTCACCCTCCGCGCGGTACGCCTGGTCCCTTCTGGCGGACTTCCGCGCACTTCCAGCGGGAAGGTCGCCCGGTCCGCCGCCAAGGCGCGTTACGGTGGCGTCCGTGGGTGA
- a CDS encoding acyl carrier protein — MGDHCAEVTKVVSDTFRLDPALVVPDAPLEELGIDSKGRIRLLAALEIYYDVSIDLDELDRFTDVESVADVLAEALAASRAEEKH; from the coding sequence GTGGGTGATCACTGCGCCGAGGTCACGAAGGTCGTCAGCGACACCTTCCGGCTCGACCCGGCCCTCGTCGTGCCCGACGCTCCGCTCGAGGAGCTCGGCATCGACTCGAAGGGCCGGATCCGGCTTCTCGCGGCGCTGGAGATCTACTACGACGTGTCGATCGATCTGGACGAGCTCGATCGGTTCACCGACGTGGAATCCGTGGCGGACGTGCTCGCGGAGGCCCTGGCAGCTAGCCGAGCTGAGGAGAAGCACTGA